One window of the Shewanella khirikhana genome contains the following:
- a CDS encoding periplasmic nitrate reductase, NapE protein yields MSHPTQSPKESRSRELKGLGFIVFLLFPALTVTFISLYGLALWVYQAVTGVAPH; encoded by the coding sequence ATGTCACACCCCACTCAATCCCCCAAGGAGAGCAGAAGCCGGGAGCTTAAGGGCTTAGGCTTTATTGTTTTTCTGCTTTTTCCGGCACTTACCGTCACCTTTATCAGCCTCTACGGTTTGGCGCTCTGGGTTTACCAGGCCGTCACCGGCGTTGCGCCCCACTGA
- a CDS encoding CBS domain-containing protein, with protein MELNIADIMITRLVTIEMDDRLVLAKEIFDQASFHHLPVVDEDGSLSGMLSERDLLRAISPHIGAIGETNRDQETLQKRVHQVMTRDPVTIAPHKSLDDASLLMLEYSIGSLPVLEDGKLVGIITWKDLLRAYSHLGRRP; from the coding sequence ATGGAACTGAATATCGCCGATATCATGATCACCCGCTTGGTGACCATAGAAATGGACGACCGCCTGGTGCTGGCAAAGGAAATCTTTGATCAGGCGAGTTTTCATCACCTGCCGGTGGTGGATGAAGACGGTAGCCTCAGCGGCATGCTGTCGGAGCGGGATCTGCTGCGCGCCATCAGTCCGCACATAGGCGCCATCGGTGAGACCAATCGCGATCAGGAAACCCTGCAAAAACGGGTGCATCAGGTCATGACCCGCGATCCTGTGACCATAGCGCCGCACAAGTCATTGGATGACGCCAGTTTATTGATGCTCGAATACAGCATAGGTTCACTGCCGGTACTGGAAGACGGCAAGCTGGTCGGCATTATCACCTGGAAGGATTTGCTCAGGGCATACAGCCATCTTGGCCGCCGCCCCTGA